Proteins found in one Poecilia reticulata strain Guanapo linkage group LG15, Guppy_female_1.0+MT, whole genome shotgun sequence genomic segment:
- the heatr5b gene encoding HEAT repeat-containing protein 5B isoform X1, which produces MELAHSLLLNEDALAQITEAKRPVFIFEWLRFLDKVLVAANKVDVKEKQKKLVEQLTGLISSAPGPPTRKLLAKNLATLYSIGDTFTVFQTLDKCNEIIKSKDDTPAYLPTKLAAVACVGAFYEKMGRMLGSSFPDTINNLLKALKSAESQGRGEILLSLQKVLSGLGGAAASCHRDIYKNARSLLTDRSMAVRCAVAKCLLELQNEAVFMWTTELENVATLCFKALEGSNYGVRVAVAKLLGTVMATALMPKQAAVMRQNVKRATLDEVLELMATGFLRGGSGFLKSGGEMLKGGASVSREVRVGVTQAYVVFVTTLGGQWLERNFATFLSHVLDLVSHPRATQTHVEAVYSRRCVSFMLRATLGGLLGEKAQIAAGKEICQAISKQMRAVGKEDGGEISRFRALQKAVVNDISGENKAGAADVSASQHVMVCALKELGSLVQSLSATASPLIQEPSIGLLETVTSVLLHPSMAARLAAAWCLRCVAVALPYQLSPLLDRCAERINNLKSSPEAVSGYSFAMAALLGGVHQCPLGIPHSKGKLVVSIAEDLLRTAAQNSRLSLQRTQAGWLLLGALMTLGSSLVRYHLPKMLLLWRNVFPRSQKELEAEKARGDSFTWQVTLEGRAGALCAMRSFVAHCPELLTEDVIRRLMTPIECAMTMMSQVPAITKVHGAHLKASAAMVRLRLYDILALLPPKTYEGNFNALLRELVAEFTLTDNSANTTTSLLRSLCHYDDSVLMGSWLQETDHKSIEDQLQPNSASGSGALEHDPSSIYLRVPVGEAIPGPLPLGVSVIDASVALFGVVFPHVSFKHRLQMLDHFAECIKQAKGVRQQAVQLNIFTAVLSALKGLAENKSTLGPEEVRKSALALVMGALDNPNPILRCAAGEALGRMAQVVGEATFIARMAQTSFDKLKSARDVVSRTGHSLALGCLHRYVGGIGSGQHLKTSVSILLALAQDGSSHEVQTWSLHSLALIVDSSGPMYRGYVEPTLSLVLTLLLTVPPSHTEVHQCLGRCLGALITTVGPELQGNGATISTIRSSCLVGCAIMQDHSDSLVQAAAISCLQQLHMFAPRHVNLSSLVPCLCVHLCSSHLLLRRAAVACLRQLAQREAAEVCEYAMSLAKKAGDGKDNTAINLNITETGLEGVLFGMLDRETDRKLCSDIHDTLGHMLSSLAVEKLSHWLKLCKDVLAATTDVGGAVTFEVERDEEDSEKKDEMDDDTMFTGLGDDDKSKPSVAPRWVTRVFAADCLCRIILLCENVDKAHFDLATARSAQAKNPKGDLLVLHLSDLIRMAFMAATDHSNQLRMAGLQTLEDIIKKFASVPEPEFPGHVILEQYQANVGAALRPAFSPDTPSDITAKACQVCSTWIGSGVVSDLNDLRRVHNLLVSSLDKVQSGKSSSSQLYSESATTMEKLAVLKAWAEVYVVAMKIKKEAEAKPAKPVRRGDEDEDEDDLGADVLPPDSLITLVQPELPSLSRLWLAMLRDYALLTLPAEFSSQLPPDGGAFYTPETIDTARLHYRGSWAPVLHAVALWLNSNGFEVNDNQEDLSSTPSKVPNALQGSSSSAKTLEESVKDRMHLMLGVSIEFLCFPRPEEPIEHVMSCLQALSTLLETPCAKTHMAEDQLLAVELLNVLHRLLLTRDPPAVQLQVTTVVQETIRAAVDHLQQQRANRGKEDEGEKDSLTGLGEGGDTGELVPGKSLVYAAMELLVFILVRHIPQLNSRVKESPSHAPLRPQRLPDESARLVANTVSILAELPSLCSPAGATTILPTVLFLITGILKETAIKTADNSVPVPVSAALQGIKTIITSPLAREESIQTQWTTLVRSSLASVLEYSHPDESRPDMDEVSMLTAITLFLLSASSELVGVIVLQKGCMDRFRNALNSSDPWVQARCYQLLLSVFQHSNRALSTPYIHALAPLMVEKLKAVERSRPGTAAELQAVQEGIRVLENLVSMGEEKNRVQLLALLVPTLISYLLDENAISSAPQVSKNLHDFALQNLMRIGPLYPAAFKTVIGAAPELKTRLESAIRANQASSKAKAAARQAQPTVQAAPTIKLKTSFF; this is translated from the exons ATGGAGCTGGCTCACAGTCTGCTGCTCAATGAGGATGCTCTGGCTCAGATCACTGAAGCAAAGAGACCAGTCTTCATCTTCGAATGGCTTCGATTCCTGGATAAAGTGCTTGTGGCAGCAAATAAG GTGGATGTgaaggagaagcagaagaaactgGTGGAACAGTTAACAGGACTGATCAGCAGCGCCCCTGGACCACCAACCAGAAAACTGCTGGCTAAAAACCTCGCTACGCTCTACAGTATTGGCGATACCTTCACCGTGTTCCAGACTCTGGATAAATGCAACGAGATCATTAAAAGCAAGGATGACACACCTGCATATTTACCAACAAAACT TGCTGCAGTGGCGTGTGTTGGAGCATTTTATGAAAAGATGGGCCGGATGTTGGGAAGCTCATTTCCAGACACCATTAATAATCTCCTGAAAGCTCTAAAGAGTGCAGAG TCCCAAGGCAGAGGAGAGATCCTGCTCAGCCTGCAGAAGGTGCTGAGTGGACTGGGCGGAGCTGCAGCTTCATGTCACAGAGACATCTACAAGAACGCCCGCTCTCTGCTCACAGACAGATCCATGGCCGTCCGCTGTGCGGTAGCCAAG TgcctgctggagctgcagaatGAGGCGGTGTTCATGTGGACGACAGAACTGGAGAACGTGgccactttgtgttttaaagccTTGGAAGGCTCCAACTATGGTGTTCGGGTGGCAGTGGCCAAACTGCTGGGAACTGTCATGGCGACGGCGCTCATGCCCAAACAAGCTGCAG TGATGCGTCAGAACGTGAAGCGGGCCACACTGGACGAGGTTCTGGAGCTGATGGCCACTGGGTTCCTACGGGGAGGATCTGGCTTCCTGAAGAGTGGAGGGGAGATGCTGAAGGGAGGGGCGTCGGTCAGCAGGGAGGTTCGAGTCGGGGTCACACAG GCTTACGTTGTCTTTGTGACCACACTGGGTGGTCAGTGGCTGGAGCGCAATTTTGCCACATTCCTGTCCCACGTTCTGGACCTCGTGTCTCACCCGCGGGCCACCCAGACACACGTGGAAGCCGTGTACTCGCGGCGCTGTGTGTCCTTCATGTTGCGTGCCACCTTGGGGGGGTTGCTGGGAGAAAAAGCTCAGATTGCGGCCGGCAAAGAAATCTGCCAAGCCATCAGCAAACAAATGAGGGCTGTGGGTAAGGAGGATGGGGGGGAAATATCACGGTTCAGAGCATTACAGA AGGCAGTAGTGAACGACATCAGTGGGGAGAACAAGGCAGGAGCAGCGGACGTCTCTGCCAGTCAGCATGTCATGGTGTGCGCCCTGAAAGAGCTGGGCAGTTTGGTCCAGAGCTTGAGTGCCACAGCTTCTCCGCTCATCCAGGAGCCTTCGATTG GGCTTCTGGAAACTGTAACCTCGGTGCTGCTGCACCCGAGCATGGCAGCGCGTTTGGCGGCAGCGTGGTGTCTGCGCTGTGTGGCTGTGGCTCTGCCCTATCAGCTGTCGCCGCTGCTTGACCGCTGCGCTGAGAGAATCAACAACCTAAAGAGTTCTCCAGAGGCCGTGAGCGGCTACAGCTTCGCGATGGCCGCTCTGCTGGGAGGAGTACACCAGTGTCCGCTGGGTATTCCTCACTCCAAGGGCAAG CTGGTGGTGAGCATCGCCGAGGACCTCCTGCGTACTGCGGCTCAGAACAGCCGGCTGTCCCTGCAGCGCACGCAGGCTGGATGGCTCCTACTCGGGGCCCTCATGACTTTAG gTTCCTCACTTGTCCGCTACCACCTTcccaaaatgctgctgctgtggaggAACGTGTTTCCACGCTCCCAGAAGGAGCTGGAGGCCGAAAAGGCCAGAGGAGACTCTTTCACCTGGCAAGTCACTCTGGAGGGCCGGGCCGGAGCTCTGTGTG CCATGCGCAGCTTTGTGGCACACTGTCCCGAGCTTCTCACTGAAGACGTAATCCGTAGACTCATGACTCCCATTGAATGTGCAATGACCATGATGTCACA GGTCCCTGCCATCACTAAAGTCCATGGTGCTCATTTAAAAGCAAGTGCAGCAATGGTGAGACTCAGGTTGTACGACATCTTGGCCCTCCTGCCTCCTAAGACGTATGAAG GCAACTTCAATGCGCTTCTGAGGGAACTGGTGGCAGAGTTCACTTTGACTGACAACTCCGCCAACACCACCACCTCGCTGTTGCGTTCTTTGTGTCACTATGACGACAGTGTGCTCATGGGCTCCTGGCTGCAGGAAACTGACCACAAGTCCATCGAGGATCAA CTGCAGCCCAACAGCGCCTCTGGCAGCGGCGCTCTGGAGCATGACCCCTCGTCCATCTACCTGCGTGTTCCCGTCGGCGAGGCCATCCCTGGGCCCCTGCCTCTGGGCGTGTCCGTCATTGACGCTTCCGTCGCTCTGTTTGGCGTGGTTTTCCCTCACGTCTCCTTCAAACACAG GCTGCAGATGCTAGACCACTTTGCAGAGTGCATAAAGCAGGCCAAAGGAGTTCGACAGCAGGCGGTCCAGCTGAACATCTTTACTGCAGTGCTTAGTGCTCTCAAG GGTTTGGCTGAGAACAAGAGCACTTTGGGCCCAGAGGAGGTGCGCAAGTCGGCTCTGGCCCTGGTGATGGGAGCTCTGGACAATCCTAATCCCATTTTACGTTGTGCTGCTGGAGAGGCTTTGGGCAGGATGGCTCAGGTGGTGGGAGAGGCCACATTCATCGCCAGAATGGCACAGACCAGCTTTGACaa GCTGAAATCGGCTCGTGATGTGGTGTCAAGAACGGGCCATTCATTGGCTCTCGGCTGTCTTCATCGGTACGTCGGAGGGATCGGCTCTGGGCAGCACTTGAAGACCAGCGTCAGCATCCTGTTGGCTCTCGCTCAGGATGGATCTTCTCACGAAGTTCAG ACCTGGTCTCTGCActctctggctctgattgtGGATTCCAGCGGGCCAATGTACCGAGGTTACGTGGAGCCCACGCTCTCCCTGGTGCTCACCCTGCTCCTTACCGTGCCGCCGTCTCACACAGAGGTCCACCAGTGTTTGGGCCGCTGCTTGGGAGCTCTGATCACCACTGTTGGGCCAGAATTACAAG GAAATGGAGCAACTATTTCCACCATCCGCTCGTCCTGCCTGGTCGGTTGTGCCATCATGCAGGATCACTCCGACTCCCTGGTCCAGGCAGCTGCCATCTCTTGtttgcagcagctgcacatGTTCGCTCCTCGACACGTGAACCTGTCCAGCCTGGTGCCCTGCCTCTGT GTGCACTTGTGCAGTTCTCACTTATTGCTGCGTCGTGCTGCCGTAGCGTGCCTTAGACAGCTTGCCCAGCGGGAGGCCGCAGAGGTGTGCGAGTACGCCATGAGTCTGGCGAAGAAAGCAGGAGATGGCAAGGACAACACAGCAATCA ATCTAAATATAACAGAAACCGGGTTGGAAGGCGTTCTGTTCGGCATGCTGGATCGAGAGACGGACAGGAAGTTGTGTTCTGACATCCATGACACTCTGGGGCACATGCTGTCATCTCTCGCTGTGGAGAAGCTTTCTCATTGGCTCAAACTCTGCAAAGACGTCCTCGCGGCAACAACGG ACGTGGGGGGAGCAGTGACATTTGAGGTGGAAAGGGATGAGGAGGACTCTGAGAAAAAAGACGAGATGGACGACGACACCATGTTCACAGGCCTGGGTGACGATGACAAGTCCAAGCCCTCTGTGGCGCCGCGCTGGGTGACGCGGGTGTTTGCCGCCGACTGCTTGTGCCGCATCATCCTGCTATGTGAGAATGTAGACAAAGCGCACTTCGACCTGGCAACTGCTCGCTCTGCACAAGCAAAGAACCCCAAAG GAGATCTGTTGGTGCTCCATCTGTCTGACCTGATCCGCATGGCCTTCATGGCAGCCACCGACCACAGCAACCAGCTGAGGATGGCTGGTCTGCAGACCCTGGAAgacataattaaaaagtttgCGTCTGTACCAGAGCCTGAGTTTCCGGGGCATGTTATTTTGGAGCAGTACCAGGCCAAT GTTGGCGCTGCCCTCAGACCTGCTTTTTCTCCTGATACACCATCTGATATAACAGCGAAGGCATGCCAG GTGTGCAGTACGTGGATCGGTAGTGGTGTAGTCAGCGACCTCAATGACCTGCGGCGAGTCCACAACCTGCTAGTCTCCTCGTTGGACAAGGTGCAGTCTGGGAAGAGCTCCTCCAGTCAGCTGTACAGTGAGAGTGCCACCACCATGGAGAAGCTGGCCGTGCTTAAGGCCTGGGCCGAG GTGTACGTGGTGGCAATGAAAATCAAGAAGGAGGCAGAGGCTAAACCTGCCAAGCCGGTTAGAAGGGGAGATGAGGATGAAGACGAGGATGACCTGGGTGCAGATGTGCTTCCTCCCGACAGCCTTATTACCTTAGTGCAGCCGGAGCTGCCTTCGCTGAGCCGACTCTGGCTGGCCATGCTGCGAGACTACGCGCTGCTCACTCTGCCTGCTGAGTTCTCAAGTCAGCTCCCACCTGATG GCGGAGCGTTTTATACCCCAGAGACAATAGATACAGCGAGACTCCACTACCGCGGCTCTTGGGCCCCTGTGCTGCACGCTGTGGCCCTGTGGTTGAACAGCAACGGGTTTGAAGTTAATGATAATCAAGAGGATCTCTCATCAACTCCTTCCAAAGTTCCCAATGCTCTTCAGGGAAGCTCTTCCTCAGCAAAGACGCTGGAGGAGTCTGTTAAAGACAGAATGCATCTCATGCTGG GTGTCAGCATAGAGTTCCTGTGCTTCCCCCGGCCCGAGGAGCCCATCGAACACGTGATGTCCTGCTTGCAGGCTCTGTCGACTCTGCTAGAAACTCCTTGTGCTAAGACACATATGGCAGAGGACCAG CTGCTGGCAGTGGAGCTCCTGAATGTGCTGCACAGACTGCTGCTGACGCGGGATCCTCCTGCAGTCCAGCTTCAGGTCACAACGGTGGTGCAGGAGACCATCAGAGCTGCAGTGGACCACCTACAACAACAAAGGGCCAACAGAG gCAAAGAAGATGAAGGTGAAAAAGATTCTCTGACCGGCCTAGGAGAAGGCGGGGACACGGGAGAGCTCGTACCTGGCAAGTCTCTGGTATACGCAGCCATGGAGCTGCTTGTGTTCATCCTGGTGCGCCACATACCGCAGCTTAATTCCCGAGTGAAGGAGTCACCCAGCCATGCCCCTCTGAGGCCTCAGAGACTACCAGACGAAAGCGCACGGCTGGTTGCAAACACGGTCTCCATCCTGGCCGAGTTGCCTTCGCTGTGCTCTCCTGCTG GAGCAACAACCATTCTTCCTACAGTGCTTTTCCTAATCACTGGGATCCTGAAAGAAACTGCAATTAAAACTGCTGACAACTCTGTGCCTGTACCTGTATCAGCCGCTCTGCAAGGCATTAAGACCATCATCACCTCACCATTGGCCCGGGAGGAGAGCATTCAGACTCAGTGGACCACCCTGGTCAGGAGCAGCCTGGCGTCTGTGCTTGAATACTCTCATCCAG ATGAGTCCAGACCTGACATGGATGAGGTCAGTATGTTGACAGCGATAACTCTCTTCCTGCTGTCAGCCAGTAGTGAGCTGGTGGGAGTGATCGTCCTGCAGAAAGGCTGCATGGACCGCTTCCGAAATGCCCTCAACTCTAGTGATCCCTGG GTTCAGGCCCGGTGTTACCAGCTGCTTCTGTCAGTGTTTCAACACTCCAACCGAGCTTTGTCCACTCCTTACATCCACGCCTTAGCTCCACTCATGGTGGAGAAGCTAAAGGCGGTGGAACGCAGTCGGCCGGGAActgctgctgagctgcaggCTGTGCAGGAGGGAATCAGGGTCCTAGAGAATCTGGTCAGCATGGGCGAAGAGAAGAACA GAGTGCAGCTGTTGGCTCTTCTTGTTCCTACTCTCATCTCTTACCTGTTGGATGAGAATGCAATCTCCTCCGCTCCTCAAGTCTCTAAAAACCTGCACGATTTTGCCCTTCAGAACTTAATGAGAATTGGGCCTCTGTATCCAGCTGCCTTCAAGACCGTAATCGGTGCAGCACCTGAGCTAAAGACTCGTCTTGAGTCTGCTATTCGAGCTAACCAGGCGAGCagcaaagccaaagcagcagcAAGGCAAGCTCAGCCGACTGTGCAGGCTGCGCCGACTATTAAACTCAAGACAAGCTTCTTCTGA